The proteins below come from a single Saccharopolyspora sp. SCSIO 74807 genomic window:
- a CDS encoding condensation domain-containing protein, protein MNELSQQEPEPGLLVEWRPTTRTEVAVQQRAEHPAPASPIQESHLRREVANDAAGVAHSSWLGTSFELPGRIDPDAMAAAWRQWVRRHGTMLTWFEPDADGELRRYAIAGDDVEFAPVELGEHTGPEIREHLLNRFDDAAKALHWPPFVLGAVLRAESSTVYFAVDHGHTDGYSMVLVFDELRRLYEQEITGVDPGLPEVGDHAEFAARERAAEIPERSLTAAVELWSDFWLSGGKKPAGFPLPLGLADGEAATSRLIEYELFDPRQANVFGRRCREHGGGFAAGLFVALAIASAELAGEETYRTLTPVHTRDEPRWAAAHGWFINLVPIHFELTGSRTFGEVLLQAEQAFARARGIADVPMIKLMQHLGSRLSLDGIEQTVLPMTSFMDGRRIRGHEDWQRADAQVLGGPREETDVMLWVNRAREWTCLLVSHPDTQVAAENVGRYSERVRSVLHRVVEHGDHELRREHARPEPASPG, encoded by the coding sequence ATGAACGAACTCTCGCAGCAGGAGCCGGAACCCGGCCTGCTCGTAGAATGGCGGCCGACCACTCGCACCGAGGTGGCCGTGCAGCAGCGCGCGGAACATCCCGCACCGGCTTCGCCCATCCAGGAGAGCCACTTGCGCCGGGAGGTGGCCAACGATGCCGCGGGGGTGGCGCATTCTTCCTGGCTGGGCACGTCTTTCGAGCTGCCGGGCAGGATCGACCCGGACGCGATGGCGGCCGCCTGGCGGCAATGGGTGCGCAGGCACGGCACGATGCTGACGTGGTTCGAGCCGGATGCCGACGGCGAGCTGCGCCGGTACGCGATCGCTGGTGACGACGTGGAATTCGCGCCCGTCGAACTGGGCGAGCACACCGGCCCCGAAATCCGCGAGCACCTGCTGAACCGGTTCGACGACGCGGCGAAAGCGCTGCACTGGCCGCCGTTCGTGCTCGGCGCGGTGCTGCGCGCAGAATCGTCCACTGTGTACTTCGCAGTGGATCACGGGCACACCGACGGATATTCGATGGTCCTGGTGTTCGACGAGCTGCGGCGGCTCTACGAGCAGGAGATCACCGGAGTGGACCCCGGACTGCCGGAGGTCGGCGACCACGCGGAATTCGCCGCGCGGGAACGAGCCGCCGAGATCCCGGAGCGGTCGCTGACCGCCGCCGTCGAGCTGTGGAGCGATTTCTGGCTCAGCGGCGGGAAAAAGCCCGCGGGATTCCCGCTGCCGCTCGGGCTGGCCGACGGCGAGGCAGCGACCTCCCGGCTGATCGAGTACGAGTTGTTCGACCCCCGGCAGGCCAACGTGTTCGGGCGCCGTTGCCGGGAGCACGGCGGTGGTTTCGCGGCAGGCCTGTTCGTGGCGCTGGCCATCGCTTCGGCCGAGCTGGCCGGGGAGGAGACGTACCGGACGCTGACTCCGGTGCACACCCGCGACGAGCCGCGCTGGGCGGCCGCGCACGGGTGGTTCATCAACCTGGTCCCGATCCACTTCGAGCTGACCGGTTCGCGCACCTTCGGCGAAGTGCTGCTCCAGGCCGAGCAGGCGTTCGCCCGGGCGCGCGGCATCGCGGACGTGCCGATGATCAAGCTGATGCAGCACCTCGGCTCGCGGCTCTCGCTGGACGGCATCGAACAGACGGTGCTGCCGATGACGTCGTTCATGGATGGGCGGCGGATTCGCGGCCACGAGGATTGGCAGCGTGCGGACGCGCAGGTCCTCGGCGGCCCGCGCGAAGAGACCGACGTGATGCTCTGGGTCAACCGGGCGCGGGAGTGGACCTGCCTGCTGGTCAGCCATCCGGATACCCAGGTGGCCGCCGAGAACGTCGGCCGCTACTCGGAGCGGGTGCGTTCGGTGCTGCACCGGGTCGTCGAGCACGGGGATCACGAACTGCGCCGCGAGCACGCGCGGCCCGAACCGGCGTCACCGGGCTGA
- a CDS encoding OsmC family protein, with the protein MADRNATTTWNGDLGSGSGLVTLDSSNAGQFPVSFATRAEDPAGQTSPEELIAAAHSSCFSMQLSGVLGESGLTPERIDASAEVTLGKSGGGFAITGIALTVRANVPGADEDTFQQAAQKAKEICPVSAALTGTTITLDAALG; encoded by the coding sequence ATGGCCGATCGCAACGCCACGACCACTTGGAACGGCGACCTGGGCTCTGGGTCGGGCCTGGTGACGCTGGATTCCTCGAACGCGGGCCAGTTCCCGGTCTCGTTCGCGACGCGCGCGGAGGACCCGGCCGGGCAGACCAGCCCGGAGGAGCTGATCGCGGCCGCGCACTCCTCCTGCTTCAGCATGCAGCTTTCCGGCGTGCTCGGGGAATCCGGGCTCACCCCGGAGCGGATCGACGCCAGCGCGGAGGTCACCCTCGGCAAGTCCGGCGGCGGGTTCGCCATCACCGGCATCGCGCTGACCGTGCGCGCCAACGTTCCCGGCGCCGACGAGGACACCTTCCAGCAGGCCGCGCAGAAGGCCAAGGAGATCTGCCCGGTCTCGGCCGCGCTGACCGGCACCACGATCACCTTGGACGCAGCGCTGGGCTGA
- a CDS encoding YhgE/Pip domain-containing protein, whose amino-acid sequence MSPSLKERSRFRVRWLPLLGLLLVPLAIAGLLTWSLGKPQDRLKDVKAAVVNTDEPVEINGQLTPLGRQLSAKLVGGEIKSNYTWEFATPDTAREGLEDGTYSAVVTIPKNFSQAATSFSGDPAQAKRATVDVDTGDRSRLADEAISKTVTDTAANLLGQQLTTTYLDNIYVGFNTLNDQLGEASKGATQLADGADQLAGGTDQLSGGAGQLADGTRQLAGGLGALDNGAGQLAQGMNALTGGLQQIQQQTAQLPDQVGTLADVSAKESQGVQQLNTGLQGMAKELGEMSKECPPGVVPMCNKLAVQAATAKALSEGGGQLQQASTGVSGGLEQLSGGLPALTGGLGQLAGGAEQLNGGMGQLAGGLSQTSGGAGQLADGADQLAGGTRGLADGARQLGDGTGQLSDGLGEAVEKLPKYPDGDRDKLAKAVANPVTTAEGTSIGFGSSGLALYAVLALWAGAVITFLVLRPKPERTLESTRSSFRLALDQARSPAALAVVQGLLVSVVVGIAGDLSAGQWFGCAGLLALTAVAFTAVNQGLAAAFGNIGRFVGLLVGLVVLANGFISAVPGVLGQISAALPVGPAQDALRALTGGGTVGGGSIAVLVVWGLAGLVVTYLAVERGRTVRATQFRPAYTFRRGMA is encoded by the coding sequence GTGAGTCCGTCGCTGAAGGAGCGGTCCCGGTTCCGGGTCCGCTGGCTGCCGCTGCTCGGCCTGCTGCTGGTGCCGCTGGCCATCGCGGGCCTGCTGACCTGGTCGCTGGGCAAACCGCAGGACCGGCTCAAGGACGTCAAGGCCGCGGTGGTGAACACCGACGAGCCGGTCGAGATCAACGGCCAGCTCACCCCGCTGGGCAGGCAGCTGTCCGCGAAGCTGGTCGGCGGTGAGATCAAGAGCAACTACACCTGGGAGTTCGCCACTCCGGACACCGCGCGAGAAGGACTGGAGGACGGCACCTATTCGGCGGTCGTGACGATCCCGAAGAACTTCTCCCAGGCCGCCACCTCGTTCTCCGGCGATCCGGCGCAGGCCAAGCGCGCCACCGTCGACGTCGACACCGGCGACCGCAGCCGGCTGGCCGACGAGGCGATCAGCAAGACGGTGACCGACACCGCCGCGAACCTGCTCGGCCAGCAGTTGACCACCACCTACCTGGACAACATCTACGTCGGGTTCAACACCCTCAACGACCAGCTCGGCGAAGCCTCGAAGGGCGCGACGCAGCTGGCCGACGGCGCCGACCAGCTCGCGGGCGGCACCGATCAGCTCTCCGGTGGTGCAGGTCAGCTGGCGGACGGCACGCGGCAGCTCGCGGGCGGGCTCGGCGCGCTGGACAACGGCGCTGGTCAGCTCGCGCAGGGCATGAACGCGTTGACCGGCGGGTTGCAGCAGATCCAGCAGCAGACCGCGCAGCTGCCCGACCAGGTCGGCACGCTGGCCGATGTCTCCGCGAAGGAATCCCAGGGCGTGCAGCAGCTCAACACCGGGCTGCAGGGCATGGCCAAGGAACTGGGCGAGATGTCCAAGGAGTGCCCGCCCGGTGTGGTGCCGATGTGCAACAAGCTGGCGGTGCAGGCCGCGACGGCGAAGGCGCTGTCCGAGGGCGGCGGACAGTTGCAGCAGGCCAGCACCGGTGTTTCCGGTGGGCTGGAGCAGCTTTCCGGCGGGCTGCCCGCGCTCACCGGCGGTCTCGGCCAGCTCGCCGGAGGCGCCGAGCAGCTCAACGGCGGAATGGGGCAGCTCGCCGGTGGGCTGTCGCAGACCAGCGGCGGTGCCGGTCAGCTCGCCGACGGCGCCGACCAGCTCGCGGGCGGCACCCGCGGCCTCGCCGACGGCGCACGGCAGCTCGGCGACGGCACCGGGCAGCTGTCCGACGGCCTGGGCGAGGCGGTCGAGAAGCTGCCGAAGTACCCGGACGGGGACCGCGACAAGCTGGCGAAGGCGGTGGCGAACCCGGTCACGACCGCGGAAGGCACCTCCATCGGCTTCGGCTCGTCCGGCCTGGCGCTGTACGCGGTGCTGGCGCTGTGGGCAGGCGCGGTGATCACGTTCCTGGTGCTGCGCCCGAAGCCGGAGCGGACGCTGGAATCGACCCGCTCGTCGTTCCGGCTGGCTCTGGACCAGGCCCGATCGCCCGCCGCGCTCGCGGTGGTGCAGGGGCTGCTGGTGAGCGTGGTCGTCGGCATCGCAGGGGATCTCTCGGCGGGGCAGTGGTTCGGTTGCGCCGGGTTGCTGGCGCTGACCGCGGTCGCGTTCACCGCGGTCAACCAGGGACTCGCGGCCGCGTTCGGCAACATCGGGCGGTTCGTCGGATTGCTGGTGGGGCTGGTCGTGCTGGCGAACGGCTTCATCTCGGCGGTGCCCGGCGTGCTCGGGCAGATCTCCGCGGCGCTGCCGGTCGGTCCGGCGCAGGACGCGCTGCGGGCACTCACCGGCGGCGGCACCGTCGGCGGCGGCTCGATCGCGGTGCTGGTCGTGTGGGGGCTGGCCGGACTGGTGGTGACTTACCTGGCCGTCGAGCGCGGCCGGACGGTCCGCGCCACCCAGTTCCGCCCGGCCTACACCTTCCGCCGCGGCATGGCATGA
- a CDS encoding MMPL family transporter: protein MSSFLYSVGRRAFAARKTVLLIWLLVLAIAGGGAGLMNQGLDNNVSIPGTEAQNALERLSVTFPQTSGASAQVLTVAPQGVRDPAVRAEIDKTVRELENMDGVASVISPYQEDLGGSISDDGQAGIIMAQLEGQTQSIGQPTKDRIAQIAADLQDRLPEGAQASHGGPLFSTEIPGLSIVEALGLVIAIVVLVITLGSFLAAGMPLINALLGVGISTALIFLATAIWTINATTPLLSLMLGLAVGIDYALFIVSRHQQELAEGVSPQEAAARSTATAGSAVIFAGLTVMIALVGLGVAGIPFLTTMGIAAAVGVGIAVLVSVTLMPALLGFARNRIKAREPKKRAKRPFGERFFSGWVRAVTRFPIVTVVLVIGALGMATLPAAGLRLALPDSGALPKEDPARVTYERIAEHFPKGFNGPLIVTGNIVTSNDPLGLMNDLKGEIERLPGVADVPMATPNPTADTGIVQVVPEGAPDSEQTKQLVDELRSLRPHFQETYGVNLSVTGFTAVGIDVSAKLGEALLPFAVVVVGLSLILLTMVFRSIAVPIKATLGYLLSIGSSLGIVALVFQHGWLAEFFGVTRAGPVISFMPIVLMGVLFGLAMDYEVFLVTRMREEFVHTRDARGSVHRGFVSSAKVVTAAAVIMFAVFIAFVPEGDANLKPIALGLAVGVFVDAFIVRMTLVPAVLALLGDRAWWMPRKLDRVLPSFDVEGENLREEIELADWPSPGSDEAIACEGLRMADPSGGDPIYQDVGFLLPRQGIHVVRGTHESAISALLLTLSGRLKADGGRLKVLGYVLPARASSVRSRVAYVDVGEGGAESVRSALAEDPAVLVLDRTDRVSDPAARLEIRELLTGSRPTVLAGTTGLADVRDILPGIGSMTELRDDAEAMPNVLSGATR, encoded by the coding sequence GTGTCGTCGTTCCTCTACTCAGTCGGTCGCCGAGCATTCGCCGCCCGCAAGACCGTCCTGCTGATCTGGCTGCTGGTGCTGGCCATCGCGGGAGGCGGTGCGGGCCTGATGAACCAGGGCCTGGACAACAACGTCAGCATCCCGGGCACCGAGGCGCAGAACGCCCTCGAGCGGCTGTCGGTGACTTTCCCGCAGACCAGCGGCGCCTCGGCGCAGGTCCTCACGGTCGCGCCGCAAGGCGTGCGCGATCCGGCCGTGCGCGCCGAGATCGACAAGACCGTCCGCGAACTCGAGAACATGGACGGCGTCGCCTCGGTGATCTCGCCGTACCAGGAGGACCTGGGCGGTTCGATCAGCGACGACGGCCAAGCCGGCATCATCATGGCCCAGCTCGAAGGCCAGACCCAATCGATCGGGCAGCCCACCAAGGACCGCATCGCCCAGATCGCCGCCGACCTGCAGGACCGGCTGCCGGAAGGTGCGCAGGCCTCGCACGGCGGTCCGTTGTTCTCCACCGAGATCCCGGGCCTGAGCATCGTCGAAGCACTCGGCCTGGTGATCGCGATCGTGGTGCTCGTGATCACCCTCGGCTCGTTCCTGGCGGCAGGGATGCCGCTGATCAACGCACTGCTAGGGGTGGGGATCTCCACCGCGCTGATCTTCCTGGCCACGGCGATTTGGACGATCAACGCGACCACCCCGCTGCTGTCGCTGATGCTCGGCCTGGCCGTGGGTATCGACTACGCGCTGTTCATCGTGTCCAGACACCAGCAAGAACTGGCCGAGGGCGTATCGCCGCAGGAAGCCGCGGCGCGCTCCACGGCCACCGCGGGTTCGGCGGTCATCTTCGCCGGGCTCACCGTGATGATCGCGCTGGTCGGGCTCGGCGTGGCGGGCATCCCGTTCCTGACCACGATGGGCATCGCGGCCGCGGTCGGCGTCGGCATCGCGGTGCTGGTGTCGGTGACGCTGATGCCCGCGCTGCTGGGCTTCGCGCGCAACCGGATCAAGGCGCGGGAACCGAAAAAGCGCGCCAAGCGCCCGTTCGGCGAGCGGTTCTTCAGCGGCTGGGTGCGCGCGGTGACCCGCTTCCCGATCGTCACCGTGGTGCTCGTGATCGGGGCGCTCGGGATGGCCACGTTGCCAGCGGCCGGGCTGCGGCTGGCACTGCCCGACTCCGGGGCGCTGCCGAAGGAAGACCCGGCCCGGGTCACCTACGAGCGAATCGCCGAACACTTCCCGAAGGGCTTCAACGGCCCGCTGATCGTCACCGGCAACATCGTCACCAGCAACGACCCGCTCGGGCTGATGAACGACCTCAAGGGCGAGATCGAGCGGCTGCCCGGCGTGGCCGACGTGCCGATGGCCACCCCGAACCCGACCGCCGACACCGGCATCGTGCAGGTGGTCCCCGAAGGCGCGCCGGATTCCGAGCAGACCAAGCAGCTCGTCGACGAGCTCCGCTCGCTGCGGCCGCACTTCCAGGAGACCTACGGGGTGAACCTCTCGGTCACCGGGTTCACCGCGGTCGGCATCGACGTCTCGGCCAAGCTCGGTGAGGCGCTGCTGCCGTTTGCCGTGGTCGTGGTCGGGCTGTCGCTGATCCTGCTGACGATGGTGTTCCGCTCCATCGCGGTGCCGATCAAGGCGACGCTGGGATACTTGCTCAGCATCGGGTCCTCGCTGGGCATCGTCGCGCTGGTGTTCCAGCACGGCTGGCTGGCCGAATTCTTCGGCGTCACCCGTGCCGGACCGGTGATCAGCTTCATGCCGATCGTGCTAATGGGCGTGCTGTTCGGGCTGGCGATGGACTACGAGGTCTTCCTGGTCACGCGAATGCGCGAGGAATTCGTGCACACCAGGGACGCGCGCGGATCAGTCCACAGAGGATTCGTGTCCTCGGCGAAGGTCGTCACCGCCGCCGCGGTGATCATGTTCGCGGTGTTCATCGCGTTCGTGCCGGAGGGCGATGCGAACCTGAAGCCGATCGCGCTCGGGCTCGCCGTCGGTGTGTTCGTCGACGCGTTCATCGTGCGCATGACGCTGGTGCCCGCGGTGCTGGCGCTGCTGGGCGACCGGGCGTGGTGGATGCCGCGCAAGCTGGACCGGGTGCTGCCCTCGTTCGACGTGGAAGGCGAGAACCTGCGCGAGGAGATCGAGCTGGCCGACTGGCCCAGCCCCGGCTCCGACGAGGCGATCGCCTGCGAAGGGCTGCGGATGGCCGACCCGTCCGGCGGCGACCCGATCTACCAGGACGTCGGTTTCCTGTTGCCGCGCCAGGGAATCCACGTCGTGCGCGGCACGCACGAGTCCGCGATCAGCGCGTTGCTGCTGACGCTGTCCGGCCGGTTGAAGGCCGACGGCGGCAGGTTGAAGGTCCTCGGCTACGTGCTGCCCGCCCGCGCATCGTCGGTGCGCTCGCGGGTCGCCTACGTCGACGTCGGCGAAGGCGGCGCGGAGTCGGTGCGCAGCGCGCTCGCCGAGGATCCCGCCGTGCTGGTGCTGGACCGCACCGACCGGGTCTCCGACCCCGCGGCGCGCCTGGAGATCCGGGAGTTGCTGACCGGTTCCCGTCCCACGGTGCTGGCAGGAACGACCGGCCTGGCGGACGTGCGCGACATTCTGCCCGGGATCGGCTCGATGACCGAACTGCGAGACGACGCCGAAGCCATGCCCAACGTGCTCTCCGGCGCGACCCGGTAA
- a CDS encoding TetR/AcrR family transcriptional regulator, whose translation MNTSKAAGAPEGGARETARRAKTRERLIDAAYRQFCEHGINGTSIEAICDDAGFTRGAFYSNFASKEELFFALADRENRMRLETLRERFDDAVAALGGTGGKPDPARIEGVIADILAVQPENRQWSLLNSEFRLLAMRDPQVAPRFLESSQAFQHELASIVDAALGSVGLRFLIDPLHLTRLLLDQFESAMQEAILSGAQDAEKAARDTIMQTLPPLIHSLTEVRPAD comes from the coding sequence GTGAACACGAGCAAGGCCGCCGGGGCGCCGGAAGGCGGCGCACGGGAGACCGCGCGCCGGGCCAAGACGCGGGAACGGCTCATCGACGCCGCCTACCGGCAGTTCTGCGAGCACGGCATCAACGGCACCTCCATCGAGGCCATCTGCGACGACGCCGGGTTCACCCGCGGCGCGTTCTACTCCAACTTCGCCAGCAAGGAGGAGCTGTTCTTCGCGCTGGCCGACCGGGAGAACCGGATGCGGCTGGAGACGCTGCGCGAACGGTTCGACGACGCGGTCGCCGCGCTCGGCGGAACCGGCGGCAAGCCCGATCCGGCGCGGATCGAAGGGGTGATCGCCGACATCCTGGCGGTGCAGCCGGAGAACCGGCAGTGGTCGCTGCTCAACAGCGAATTCCGGCTGCTGGCGATGCGCGATCCGCAGGTCGCGCCGCGCTTCCTGGAGAGTTCGCAGGCGTTCCAGCACGAGCTGGCGTCGATAGTCGACGCCGCGCTCGGCTCGGTGGGGCTGCGCTTCCTGATCGACCCGCTGCACCTGACCCGGCTGCTGCTGGACCAGTTCGAGTCCGCGATGCAGGAGGCGATCCTCTCCGGTGCGCAGGATGCCGAGAAGGCCGCGCGGGACACCATCATGCAGACGCTGCCGCCGTTGATCCACAGCCTCACCGAGGTGCGTCCGGCGGATTGA
- a CDS encoding dienelactone hydrolase family protein, translating into MTEQIPTADGRLEGHLSVPYPSISGAAPWPGVVVVHDAFGLNQDTKNITDRFASAGYLAIAPDLYSRGGFARCVRSVFGQLSKGSGRAFEDIEAARELLASRSDCTGAVGVAGFCMGGGFALLAAPRGFQAAAPYYGQVPSDAEVLAGSCPVVASFGGKDPTLRGAADKLDSQLTELGVPHDVKEYPEAGHSFANQLPVGPFGPLTRVLGFGYHHESSEDAWQRVRNFFAEHLS; encoded by the coding sequence ATGACTGAGCAGATCCCCACCGCGGACGGCAGGCTCGAAGGCCACCTGTCCGTGCCGTATCCGTCGATCTCCGGTGCAGCGCCGTGGCCCGGCGTGGTGGTCGTGCACGACGCTTTCGGGCTGAACCAGGACACCAAGAACATCACCGACCGGTTCGCCTCCGCCGGATACCTCGCGATCGCGCCGGACCTCTACAGCCGAGGCGGTTTCGCGCGCTGCGTGCGCTCGGTCTTCGGCCAGCTCAGCAAGGGCAGCGGCCGAGCGTTCGAGGACATCGAAGCGGCTCGCGAGCTGCTCGCGAGCCGGTCCGACTGCACCGGCGCGGTCGGCGTCGCCGGGTTCTGCATGGGTGGTGGCTTCGCGCTGCTGGCCGCGCCGCGCGGGTTCCAGGCCGCGGCGCCGTACTACGGGCAGGTGCCTTCGGACGCCGAGGTGCTGGCCGGGTCTTGCCCTGTGGTGGCCAGCTTCGGCGGCAAGGACCCGACGCTGCGCGGTGCCGCGGACAAGCTGGATTCGCAGCTGACCGAGCTGGGCGTGCCGCACGACGTCAAGGAGTACCCGGAAGCCGGGCACAGCTTCGCCAACCAGCTGCCGGTCGGCCCGTTCGGGCCGCTGACCCGGGTGCTGGGCTTCGGTTACCACCACGAGTCGTCCGAGGACGCCTGGCAGCGGGTGCGGAACTTCTTCGCCGAGCACCTGAGCTGA
- a CDS encoding TetR/AcrR family transcriptional regulator has translation MPRPLIPHRASVILDRAEELFCANGYDRTSIAEISARSGIAKGAVYREFPSKGAVLDALLVRNSQRMLAEVRAGVEGSSGPVGLAAAYRFGIRALLRDPLARAFLQADTDVLGSYIRDRTDDRYAARVAWVTRYLDELQRAGAVRGDVDPEDVSIALSALTVGVFSIGPLVGGLSDDRLEPVLDVITDMVESGLDRTAAARDDGATRRAQLHLLDRVQEQLGSPAE, from the coding sequence TTGCCCAGACCGCTGATCCCGCACCGCGCCTCGGTCATCCTCGACCGCGCCGAGGAGCTGTTCTGCGCGAACGGCTACGACCGCACGAGCATCGCGGAGATCTCGGCGCGATCCGGCATCGCCAAGGGCGCGGTGTACCGGGAATTCCCGAGCAAGGGCGCGGTGCTGGACGCACTGCTGGTGCGCAACTCGCAGCGGATGCTCGCCGAAGTGCGCGCCGGGGTCGAAGGCAGCAGCGGACCGGTGGGGCTGGCCGCGGCATACCGGTTCGGCATCCGCGCGCTGCTCCGGGACCCGCTAGCGCGCGCATTCCTGCAAGCCGACACGGACGTGCTCGGCAGCTACATCCGCGACCGCACGGACGACCGCTACGCAGCGCGCGTCGCGTGGGTCACGCGCTACCTCGACGAGTTGCAGCGCGCCGGGGCCGTTCGCGGCGACGTCGACCCGGAGGACGTCTCGATCGCCCTCAGCGCGCTCACCGTCGGCGTGTTCTCCATCGGCCCGCTGGTGGGCGGGCTCAGCGACGATCGGCTGGAACCCGTCCTGGACGTGATCACCGACATGGTCGAAAGCGGGTTGGATCGGACCGCGGCCGCGCGCGACGACGGGGCGACCCGCCGGGCGCAGCTGCACCTGCTCGATCGCGTGCAGGAGCAACTTGGGAGTCCGGCGGAATGA
- a CDS encoding alpha/beta fold hydrolase, which translates to MHRSTFIDLPEGSLRVLSAGQSGSPVLLLSGAGLDNALLSWRHLIPALATQHRVFALDWPKQGASRPWRGPADHDVMLRCIGAVLDHFGLDDASLVGLSQGGALTLAYAIEHPERVRRLVALAPGGVLSFPPGLHQLLWLTAKLAPLTSRLSGLLFRHRAMVAWFARRALFAGPVADFDDVVTEIHREVLANGAGASDWQNASIGLRAMNVDLRDRLPEIRCPALFIQGDRDVGVKPEHTAAAARRVPGARLEVLPGNGHWSARQSPARVNSLIAEFLTPSAAQPPR; encoded by the coding sequence ATGCACCGGAGCACCTTCATCGACCTTCCCGAGGGCAGCCTGCGCGTGCTCAGCGCCGGGCAGAGCGGTAGTCCGGTCCTGCTGCTCAGCGGCGCCGGGCTGGACAACGCGCTGCTGAGCTGGCGGCACCTCATTCCCGCGCTCGCGACCCAGCACCGGGTCTTCGCCCTGGACTGGCCCAAGCAGGGCGCGAGCAGGCCGTGGCGCGGACCCGCCGACCACGACGTGATGCTGCGCTGCATCGGCGCCGTGCTCGACCACTTCGGACTCGACGACGCGAGTCTGGTCGGACTGTCCCAGGGCGGGGCGCTGACGCTGGCCTACGCCATCGAGCACCCGGAGCGGGTGCGGCGGCTGGTCGCGCTGGCACCGGGCGGTGTCCTGTCGTTCCCGCCCGGTCTGCACCAGCTGCTGTGGTTGACCGCCAAGCTGGCCCCGCTCACGTCCCGCCTGTCCGGCCTGCTGTTCCGGCACCGGGCGATGGTCGCCTGGTTCGCCAGGCGGGCGCTGTTCGCCGGGCCGGTCGCCGACTTCGACGACGTGGTCACCGAGATCCACCGGGAAGTGCTGGCCAACGGCGCCGGCGCCTCGGATTGGCAGAACGCCTCGATCGGCCTGCGCGCGATGAACGTGGACCTGCGCGACCGCCTGCCCGAGATCCGCTGCCCGGCGCTGTTCATCCAGGGCGACCGCGACGTCGGGGTGAAACCGGAGCACACCGCCGCAGCAGCCCGGCGGGTCCCGGGCGCGCGCCTGGAGGTGCTGCCCGGCAACGGGCACTGGTCGGCACGCCAGTCACCGGCCCGCGTCAACTCGCTGATCGCGGAGTTCCTGACGCCGTCCGCTGCGCAGCCGCCGCGCTGA